The Xiphophorus hellerii strain 12219 chromosome 7, Xiphophorus_hellerii-4.1, whole genome shotgun sequence nucleotide sequence TAGCCAGCTAACCAGCAGGAGTTCATGGACAAGTGCGCAAgatccagcttttattttgctaGTAAACTTCCGGTGATCAGCTAGCGAAATTATCATAAGCTAAATATTCTATAAACATCTTAATTTAAAGTAACAATTCCCCCATTGCGATATTCAGTTACTAATCTGATCTATCTTAACTGAGCTAAAataggaaaacttttttttagtgcGTAACTATTTATGGTTTTATTCGTAAAACGGACACAGAAattaatgtgaattttattccaatcaaaatcaaaacacacGTATAATttgttccatgtttttatttcatacatCCAGCCTCAGGagtgtttcaaataaaaagttctGCCTGTGGCTCGTCCGCCTGGCAGTCATGTGACCTGTGCAGCCTCGTGGTTAGTCCGGGTACTACAGCAGGCTTACATTGGTTCCTACCTTCCAGTTCTAGAACCGTTAATCTAAAGACATCGATTCTGGACGTGATCCAAACCGATAAAAATCACAGTTACTTAGAAATGTGTGCCACTAAATTAACTTTGAAAACACCAGAAGAAGAAGTGTGGATGTAATCTGGGAGCAGAAGTGGTTTAACTCATGAAAACAGACCAACTGATTCGGTTTCacttcttcctgtttcttctcTTCTAAAGAAATCACAGACACAGCCGCTAAAGCTCATCCCGTTCATATATATTATACTCCTTGGCGCTGATCTGCCCGTCTTGGTCCTTGTCGCTCTTCCAGAAGATGTCGGCCAGGATTTTCTCGTAGAACGGCTCGTCCCGTGGTTTCCCGCCCTTTTCGTATTCCAGCTTCAGGTATTCCTTCACCTGGACACAGTGGAGCACACCTTCAGGAAGCTCTAACCAACAGCAAACACGTTAACACCAAACTGCAAAACATGAACCCACTAACTTATCACAAAGTGAGAAATCATTGGAAGTGTTGAGCAACAAGTGTGGGAGGGGCAGAACCACGGCTCAATGCTGCTCCTGAAATAAACGTTTCCTCTGCTGCCTCATTAAGACGGTTTTAAGCTGAGGTCAACATGAAAGAAGCACAGCAGCAAACTTAGCAATTTGTTGTtctatttagcaacttttcagaccctaacaactttttttctgtaaaagtgACTAAAGACAAATAtagaaactgttttgtttttcaaaaatgggACGTTTTACAGAAAACGTGACTAGCAacaaatcttaatttttttcaaaaagcaacTGGAGGTAAATCTGGCCACATTCATAGAAGAACAACTATAGACAAATCTAGCAActttcctaaaaaataaaaaaagagtgaaatgaACCGAGTTGGAGCCAATCAGAAAATTTACCTGCAGTACCACCTTCAACCCAAAGACGGCAGCACTGAGCCAGTTTTAGGACAAATATTATAGAATtaatttacatgaaaatgtcAATTTACACTGAAACAAAATTAGAACCCAATTAACCAATTTAGAAAGTTTATGTAGAGAATAACTAGATTTGGGGTTTAGTTCCTCTCTAGCAGCTCGAAGCGTTTGGAGAAAGAACGGTGAGAAAATGGAGGAAGGCTCTGCGTTACCTCCCCCTTGGTGAGGCTCTTGTCCTGGTCCAGGTCCATCTGTCCGAAGGCCTCCATGCTGCGGGGGCCTCTGGACACGGACAGCACCTCCACCTCGAACACCACCGTGGCGTTGGGAGGAACCGGACCTTCGTCAGTCGGAGACACAAACCAGAACCGCTTTAACCTTAAACGTTTTAAATCGCTCTGTAAATAATCCCAGGAAATGAGTTTCTACTGGAAGGAACATGCATCTTATTCATGAGGAGAAAAGACTTCAGCAGGAAGTTCGAACCTGGAGTGCAGGAACCAGTGCAGCGCCCCCTTCAGGTGGCACAGATACAGCGTTAGTTATCTCAGCAGCTCCAGCACATGCAAAGAAAAACCCTCTGAGCATGCTCAGCCTACAGGGGGCGCTGCTGCAAGAGAGGACAAGACAGAATGAAGACACGGAGGACGTCCCGGTCCCACAGGACGTCCACTTCCTGTTCGGCAGACCAACCTTTTCCTGTCTGACCGAACGCCAGCGCGGCCGGAACCGTCACCTTCCTCTTCTCCCCGGCGCACATGTCCATCATGCCGACGTCCAGGCCTCTGATGACCTGTCCCACGCCCAGGACGAACCACTGCGGGTGTCCCTGCTTGTCCGACCGGCTAGAACAGAAACAGTCAACATGTTACCGAGTCCagacggaccagaaccagaaccagactccAGCTTCAGTTCTTTGAGTTTTTCAGCTCAGATTTCAGGAGGTTTGCAGAATTTCCATCTGGATTAAAAACCAgccaggaaacaggaaggagtTTAAACTGAAACGTTTCTTACCTTCCTGCATCTTCCTGATCAACTCtggttgtttttacattttttaatcccCGTTTGATTTTGGCGCCGTTTGTAAAGTtagtcaaaaattaacagcaataatttggtttatttagtctgagataaaaaaagaaaataaggtacattttttaatttataaatgtcagttttaaaattaaatctttagttagcaaaacaaatatttagtaAGAACCACTCCCTAAATagcatttagtttattttgaagctaaatatttggtttgcaAGCCAGGCTACTagattcaaatattttagtttggaGCAAAAAATCTActtagcaaactaaatatttagtccaGAGATTATTATTTAGCctgaaagcaaaaatatttagcttcaaactaaatattgagtttgaagttaaatatttagttagcaaacaaaattattagattcaaaccaaatatttagttagtaagctaaatatttatcttcaatatttaagacaaaaacatgtttagttAGGAGCTGTTTAGTTGGTTAGCTAAATATTgctaaacaaatatttagtttgaaacttttataaatgaatgactGAAAAATTCATCCTCATTTTccacccaaattattgctgttaaattatgactgtaactttacaaaccCATATTATTCAGCCCGCTGTTACCAGTGAGTCtccgaaccagaaccagaacctctttAGAGTAAACTGGACCCGTCTCCTGTAGAACCGACCTGCAGTAGAACTGGGAACCATCTTTCTCCAGGAAGCCATCGTAGTGAGCGTTGATCAGGTCTCCCTTCTTGCTCTTCCTGCTGCACTCTTCGGgcctgaacagaacctggatctGGACCTGGTCCTCCGGTTCGGCTGCTCCAGCTGCTCCGGCCCGGACGGAACCGAGCTGCCAGCCCAGAAACACGAACACAGCGCAGCTCACCAGCCTCCACATCATCCCGCTTTGCATTCGTGGCAACTTCTGAATCTGACGCTGACGCCTGGATGACGTCACAATGACGCTATGATGCTCGTGGGCTTTTCAGTCCTGCGTTTAGTCTGTCAGGAGCTCCGATATTCTCTCACCTTTCaacattgttttattacaaaCTGAGGCTGTAATTTCTAGGTTTATGTCTTGAGataaaaatctgacagaaatttagatgaaaagttttactttttgcacatttaacaCCATCATACAACTGCAGGGGGCGCTTCAGTTGATTTTTGTATCCACCCATTCAAattcaaactcagaaatactttatttaaatgaaatgttgttgtaactcatattaattcaaattcttcaaagagttattgtagataacACCAATCCAAAAAATGTggcaaataaatttaaaaacgtTTTAGTATTAGTATAGATGTGTCATTAATATCATAAAATTATTGTTAGTATTATTCTCAATTCAGTATTAATGTtgaatttttctatttattacaACAGAATAGAAATCTTTATTATCCCGCAaaggggaaattcaggtgttaGAGCAGCATCAGGTTGACAGACAAAATGTTCCTAAAGTGTTAAAAACGTTATAAAACACATATCTATATTCAACTTATTTACTACAGGTCTGTTTAGAAACATCACTGTGGAATCCACTGTGGACTCTGACATTTGTGTTTCTTGATGCAAAACAGCCATTATCCATGaacataaaattatgaaataattacttatttatgtACTGATTTCAAATAAAACGGGAATTAGATacttcaaataaatcaaataatgtATTCATActtattttaatggttttttttaatatacaaaaATTATTAATGTGGAATTTAATTGGTGTAAAAAtcacatgcatttatttaaatttctaattattttagaATCTTGTGTTGCAGCatattgtaaattatttcatCTGCCATCGGAgcagacattacattttataaacaaCTGTAACACGGGGAATGTGTAtgtgttacatttatttctgtaatatgAAATTAGTTCAAATTATAATTAATGAATGTcatatttaaagattttgtaAATTGTTGacacttttatataaaaaattataattttttaaaagtatttatctaacatatttgtagttgttttatttaattgataagaattaaatatttatttgacaaatCATATACTGTAAACTGAGTAGTTTTAATATCTGCCATAAGAGGGCAGCAGTGCGCCAGTGTAACACGTGTTTCATAAGAAAAAGAATGAAGCGGAATTGTTTCCACCAATCAGAGCGGAGGAGGGCGGGGCCAGACGGCGGTATTTATGTGTGGAGCGCGGTGTGGCGTGACTCATCGCCGCCCAGATTCTCTTCATTCCGAgaagcagctcctccagaccgACTCGTTAGGACCCACGTTTCTCCCCCACAGCCGGACAGGATTGAGATGTTACATTTTAGGTTCTCCACAGTCCTGAAGGAGTGTTTTCAAGCCACCGTGAAGCGTCCCTTCCCCTGCCGCACCCAGGAGAGCTGGTACCCGGCGCCCCGGCACCACCGCTGCCTCGGTTCTGTTCCCAGTGAtgctgctgccgccgctgcTGCCGCGCCGCGCCGCACCGCGCCCTGCTCCGCACCGCGCCGCTCCTACTGCGTGAAAACAGAAGGCGCATCCACCGTGGAGCTGGACGAACACCTGAAGAAGGATGGGGCCGAAGGAGACAAGTACGTTTGCTGGGTTTTCTCTCTCCCGGAGGAGAAGGGTTATGTTAGTGGGGAAGGGAGTTATGCGGGGGTCACGGTGAGTCATGACGCACATGAGCGGATGCGGCGTCCTTTCACCGcctgaataaaaatgtcatgaatAACCCGTAAAGCTGCCTCCTCCCAGTTAGAATATGAACATATGGTGGGGTCCGATAACAtgaaaccatcagaaccagtgTAGGCGGTGGTAACGCGGACTGGAGGCAGTGTAACGGCCTGTCCCGGGTAGCAGCGGCGGCCACCGCACCTGTTGTTCATTTCTGTCTGGAGCTTCATTTAAAACCGCAACACGTTAAATTAACCCCATTATCTCTCCATCTGGCCAATCAGAGCGCTTATTACCCCCCAGCGTGTTCCTGCTCTGAAGTCAGCCTGCGATTTGGAGCTGGGATAAAGGGCTATTACACAACATTTTAGgagtttaaaatctaaaatatatattatttgttatatttgacATCCAAATGCACCGATCCACTGTTTTCACTTCtaataccgatatctgaggtttagcaCCAGCAGATacagcaaaaacagctgaactgacTTAAAACGTTTCCTTTtgtaaacacagacataaatgtactgaattaaaaaataaatttgataactcacaccaatagcttcacaatcTAGGTCAAACTcttaaaacaacacaactttaattagATCAGCCAATTAGGAGGGTAACAGTCGGCCTGGCATAAGTTTTACTGGACAATTTAAGTAATATAATGTTAATgtcaaaataatgcaagaacacattttcaaaatcaatcactttaaattctaatgaacatttaacactggaatttaaatatccaaaaaaataaaaagaacaacagtaacaacaaataaaatgaattatgaaatatCTGCAAACAAGCTGAGAGCAAAGGTCCTGACCGAAAcctttatcatccagtttttagtagaaagagaaaaacaagttATGCAATTGGAAattattcagtttgtttttatttatcatgatttattaatttattgattattgtgacaggtctagATAGCagccaatggaaaataaataataaagaaactgtcaaaaaccttttaagggcgtgccgtggtggcgtagcggttagcgcgacccgtatttggaggccttgagtcctcgacgcggccgtcgcaggttcgactcccggacccgacgatatttgccgcatgtcttcccccctctccttccccgtttcctgtcagcctgctgtcatataagggacactagagccacaaaagaccccctggaggggtaaaaaaaaaaaaaaaaaaccttttaaatggttcagaaagtgcttAAGATCTGGAACACTGATCTAGAATTACTTTCAATATTGGGACCAATACAGATATTGATGATGGTTTTACCTGAATTCCTAGAAATAAAAGTGAATCTTGGATCAGCAGCTCCACCAGTTAATTCTTGTATACAATTTTGAACCTTTACATCAGGaagtacattttctttaaagtcatatttgatataaatagcattttaataacaactgaaggaaacagtGTGTTTGTTAAGCTGTAAAATGGGGAACACGtgatgctgcccctttaagaccAAATTTCCAGCTGTTGTAAaataatctagtccaggtttgaagagttgGTGTATCTGAGCTGACGGACAAGTATACACAGTCATtaccatatgattttatttaatcagcaacatagaatcatgaCGTAGATCGTCACACACTTTGCTATTAACAGCTGTGTGACATCCTGACTTAGCGGTTTAGTAGGTTAATGAGTTTAACACGGCCGTGTTGTAGttgactgcagctttaaatagtttctgttttaaacttgAAACCAGGACAATGCATGTATATCTATCTAGTTAtcattgaaaacaatttaatactTATTTTCGCCATAACTTGCCGCGTATGCTGAACCGACGGCTCCTCTGACGGTCGGACTGCTGCAGGCGCAGGCAGgtaggcaggcaggcaggcgcAGGCAGGCAGGTAGGCAGGCAGGCAGACGCAGGTAGGCAGGCAGGTAGGCAGGCAGGCAGACGCAGgtaggcaggcaggcaggcaggcaggcagacgCAGGTAGGCAGgtaggcaggcaggcaggcgcaggcaggcaggcaggcagacgCAGGTAGGCAGGCAGGCAGACGCAGGTAGgcgggcaggcaggcaggcaggcaggcaggcaggcaggcagacgCAGGTAGGCAGGCAGGTAGGCAGGCAGGCAGACGCAGgtaggcaggcaggcaggcaggcagacgCAGgtaggcaggcaggcaggcaggcaggcaggcgcaggcaggcaggcaggcaggcaggcagacgCAGGTAGGCAGGCAGGCAGACGCAGGTAGgcgggcaggcaggcaggcaggcaggcaggtaGGCGGGCGGGCAGACGCAGGTAGGCAGGCAGGCGCAGGCGCGGGCGGGTAGGCAGGCAGgcgcaggcaggcaggcaggcgtCCTGATGCATTCAGGCTGTTGATGATCTGATGGCTGCGCCTCCCTTCCTCTGCTGGTTTCCAGGCGACCGCCGGGTTCCTGGGCTCGGTCCGATCTGTTTTTACACGTTCTGGACGAGCTGGTTACCGTGGCAACGCGTGGAGTGTTTACTCTGCTGGAGTGGAGAGAGTTAGCAGAACAGCtttgcattctgggaaatgtgcAAAGCGTGgcaaactgctgctgcttcatgGTGGAAAACACGAGAGGATTCTGATAAAACGGGAAAGTTTCCTCATATCAGCTGATCGATTAACAGAAACTAATAAAACCAAATCAGTAAATACACAATGGACGATTGATTactttagtaattgattattctaatgattaatcgattaatcagttttttaaaagttatttattctGCAGAATTTTCATCTAACCACTGAAGCATTTCttatataatattaaaaatgcaaataaataatctgattCCTTTATTAAATGatcaaatcaacattttattttctaaaagtcAATAACAGATCAAAGGATCAATCTGCAGCTTCTGACACCAACATgagaaactaaaactgaacatCAATACAGAGATGAttattgattaactgattaactGTTAAAGTGCAGAATGTCCTGATTTGGCAGCAGTGTGGCGATATTTCAGTCAGATAAAATCGGTTTCTCATGTCCGTATCGGTTGATTCCCGATCTCCAATCGATTTATCGGCGcgttcttcttctctgtttcagtttcagatttGTCGTTTTCACAGagtagaaaatgtatttctagaTCTGCTCTGATGGTTTGATCCCCTATAAACAAACCGATCGGCCTCTTTGTGTTGGAAACAAAGAGGCCAAAACAAAGCATGGCTGCTCCACCTTCCTGCTCTgactcttcaaaataagagcacaaTGCAAACAGGTTCCCTCAATAAGCtcaaatttacaaaacattttttattattgtgtttttaagatCATTCAGAGCTAAAATTGGAAGTGGATGATAAATATGATTAATTACAcgtctgcagtttttttttgggCTCTAGTGTCTCTTTTTTCaaagcaggctgacaggaaaggagagggggaagacgtgcggtaaacgtcgtcgggtccgggagtcgaacccgcgacagccgcgtcgaggccatgttgcctctgaatgtgggtcgcgctgacccctccgccaccacggcacgccccacgTCTGCAGTTTTTACTCGTATTCAGGTTGGATGGATAACATCTGAGAAAATCAGGttgctttgactaggccgtttGACACTTGACTGATCTCATTCAGACcattttattgtggttttatGCAGGACTGAAgcgattaatctgattagttGAAATACTAgtaaactaaataataaatctaatttatataagaaaaataatagtatataaaaaacaaaatgctatttaataatcaaagttttactttagaaaaggaaacgtggttaaatgaaaaattcaattaatcatcagaatcaTTGAGTTTCAGCTCTGGTTTGAAATTTGCTCCATAATCAATAACTTTAGAGTATTAATGTGTGCAGATGAGAGCTGGATGAACGCATGAATGGATCAGCAGCCATGTTGACTTTATTAATCCGCCTGCAGCAACGAGGAATCTCTGGAACGCAGAACCAAACGCTGGAGACAAAAAGTTAGCAAATACCATCTGAACGGGCTGCAAGGAACCGTGAAGGTCGTTCAGGGGAACCGTGAAGGTCGTTCAGGGGAACCGTGAAGGTCGTCCAGGGGAACCGTGAAGGTCGTTCAGGGGAACCGTGAAGGTCGTTCAGGGGAACCGTGAAGGTCGTTCAGGGGAACCGTGAAGGTCGTCCAGGGGAACCGTGAAGGTCGTTggtgtgttttgtattttcagcCTGCGAGTCGTTTGTGATGTCATAAATCTTTCAGTGTCTCTGTCCTCACTGAGCGCGCTCAGACAGGACCTCAGATGGACCTGTTCTGTTTTAACCCGACCCAAACGTCCTCTGACTCCTCCCACAAGCCGGCGGCCGGTCAGTCCGTGGTCGGTTACTGCAGCGACGAGTCGGTCAGTCAagaggtcaaaaggtcaaacCTGCTGGTTGAGTCCAGGAAACCAGCAGGTTTGACCAGAACTGGAAGGAAGATGGAGGACGGagcatccatctgttcatccatccatccatctgttcatccatccatctgttcatccatccatccatttgttcatccatccatctgttcatccatccatccatccatccatccatctgttcatccatccatccatccatctgttcatccatccatccatctgttcatgcatccatccatccatctgttcatcttAACTTTAATAGAAATTAACAAATCAAATCAAGCAAAGATCAGAATACCTGATCGACTCGTCAAATACTAAAAAgtttatgtaatatttactTATTGATTAAAAGCATCAAAACTTTGATTATTTAAGTCTAAAATAATCTTCCACTCTCACCGTTAAGTGTTTCCCAATAAGCAATAATTGATCAATGAACTGCgatataaatgaaaatgagctcAGTGGTTTTCCGTGTACAGAGACTTTATGATTatgatcagttttatttatgtttcagtcgtttgaggttttcttttccttttattttctattttaaatgttttccatttccaGTGTTTCACTTCATTTCAGTTCACAGATCCAgtgaaaattaaagttttaaagttttccatTGTCAGTTGAAAATGttgtcaaaacaacaatattatcatttatctcaATAAAGGCTAATATTTAAGTTTATCATCCAAAATGGTTTGGCTCCAGTTGTACTGATATCAGAGCTGgtagttttgttctgtttgctgCTGAACTCTTCGCTTCGTCCCAAAAGCTGCAGCCTGTTAATTATTTACTCATGTGGAAAAAATCCCAGAGAAAACTGAGTCACAGAAGAGCGGatggttgctttttttttacccctccaggggggcttttgtggctctagtgtcccttatatgacagcaggttgacaggaaacagggaagacATACGGCAAATATcaccgggtccgggagtcgaacccgcgacggccgcgtcgaggactgaaggcctccaaatatgggtcgcgctaaccgctacgcca carries:
- the fkbp7 gene encoding peptidyl-prolyl cis-trans isomerase FKBP7 translates to MQSGMMWRLVSCAVFVFLGWQLGSVRAGAAGAAEPEDQVQIQVLFRPEECSRKSKKGDLINAHYDGFLEKDGSQFYCSRSDKQGHPQWFVLGVGQVIRGLDVGMMDMCAGEKRKVTVPAALAFGQTGKGPVPPNATVVFEVEVLSVSRGPRSMEAFGQMDLDQDKSLTKGEVKEYLKLEYEKGGKPRDEPFYEKILADIFWKSDKDQDGQISAKEYNIYERDEL